In Betta splendens chromosome 1, fBetSpl5.4, whole genome shotgun sequence, the genomic stretch TGTGAATGTCATTAATTTTTTTGCTTCTCTGGTCCGACCAGGCCAGTAGCTCTGGCAAGTTCTCTGACGAGGAGCTGCTGAGTCTGAAGAGAGAGTTTCAGCACCACAAAGAGAAGATCCACGAGTACAATATCCTCATGGACACCATCACCAGGACCGAGGGTGAGCCTGCTCCCTACGTTCGCTTTTATGGCCGCCGTCCGAGGCCATTTTTTACGAGCCTTTAGAAACTCGTTCTCCTCTCTATTGCCGCGTCCTTGTCCTTTAGATTCTCTCGTGAAGATCTCAAGTAAAAAGCTGTCTTTTTTCCTGACTCTTATTAATTCTGTTGATGAAGGACTTTtatgcagaggaaaaaaaattagTTGAGATCACATGCTTGCTCATATCACAGTaggtttatttaattttcataTATCCAATTAAATTGCTTGCAGATATCATAAAAGTCATGTGATATGTTTTATAGAAGTTATAGAAGTTTTCGTGCATAAAACTGATCTATCATCCAAACATTTGTAAGTATGAAAGCAGCCAGTCTGAAATGCTGTGTGCTCAGGCTTGCAGTCTTGTATGTGGGTGGCAGGTATCAGACTGCACATGTCGCCACCCACCGCCCTGTGCTCTATCAGTACGTGTCACATCACATGGAGCTGTGAGTTTTGGGCCGAGCTGACAGGGCCCATTGTGACGCGGGGAGGACAGGCATGTCTCTTTAGGACGGGACTGACACTTTGCAGCTGTTTTGTGCCAGAACTTCCCTGTAAGCGTTTCAAAGCTGCATTTCTGCCGAAACCGGCCAGGGGTATTTTTCTGCTTGTCTGATGCGTTTATAAAGGGAGCCCGTCACAGGTTGCCTTCAGGGGACGCTCAACACCACCTCCTTCATCCTCGGCTTGTCTAACTCCCTCCGCCTTCCATTTTTGCTTTTTCCCCCTTTAGATCAAAATGTCAGTCTTTATCATAGTTGGTCCATTTCTGTCCCGTTGGCCTTTGGTTTATTCTTTACTTCCTCACATTTCTTCCAGCATGAGACAGTCAGGAATCTTGAAACCTCAATGACAGCCTCAGCTGTGAGATTATGCTCTCAGACTTCTACAGGCTCCAATAAGTACACTAGGACAAAGCCAGTCCTGTGAAATGTTagatattttgttattttatggCTGCTACTAAACATTCTTTATCaaatgctgcttttctttttcttgttttattcctttaattttctcctttttttattttataattttctccctcctcctctaatatatatttttcttttgcttcatTCCTTCCTCATTTTCTCCACTGACCTCCTGCCGTCGTTCccaccacctctctcctccattcCTGTCCCTTCATCTGCTCAACAGAAATCCACAAGAATGTGATCTCCCCGTTGGAGGGTGACACTAAAGAGCACGCACTGCACCAGAAGCACACGGACCTGAAGGAGAAAATGAGAGACCTCAACCAGGGCTTCGAGCGTCTCCGCAAGCTCAGCCACGAGGGCTTCACAGAAGACAGCGGTGAGGGAGCGAGAACCCACACGTGAATGTACATCATTTATGGTATCAGCTTAATCACAGAGCCAATAAAAcccagcagtagcagcagttgGTGAGCGTAGACACAATTGTTTAACTTTGAgtgttttgtgcttttactttaaattgGAAATGTCTCAAATGAAAAGTATGTAGAGAATGTGAAATGGCTTATTTAAATCGACTCCTAATGCTGCGTCCATTCAGCGACACAAACCAGCTCGTCCTTGTGCTGTTCAGCTCAGAGAAAACATCCATTACGTTTTCATGATTACATTTTCTTGGAGttcaatcagctgttttttgttttgtttttttgtttttttgctgagTTTAGACACGGGTGATGTGTCTTCTGATGATTCACACCACCTCCTCTACTTCCCTCATTCCCCTCCAGGTTGTTTCTCACTGCAACAGCTCCCatcctccccacacacacagtctgctctAGTGCAAAACAAGACGCGAAGCCCCTTTCTCATCTCCCATACCTGGGATTTGTGCAGTAGCCTAGTGTTATGCAGTGCCAGCACCTCAGGCTGTTTCTTAAGGCCCGTGTAACCAGGCTAGCTCCCTGTTGTTTGGATTTTAGAAAACATCTGCTGTCTCCACTCCGGAGAGCTCCAGTGTTGGTCAGACTCCAAACTGTCTCTCTGGACGGATTACCCCTTCACGCTTCTCCttgtctgctctgcctctgtAGAGTTTCGGGAGCCCCGCGTGATTGAGTTGTGGGAAGCTGCCAAAAGAGCCAACCTCAGCAAAGACGAGCTGGACTCTCTCAAGGTAGCTCTTACGTTTTCCCTTGACGGGTCTTTGGACACTCACTTTTATCGCTCTGTTTCTAGACAGCATCTTTTGTTTTATCGCAGAATTACAGTCAGAATTTTAGAAAACAACTCTGAGAAAGTTTTATAATGAAGTTCAGCATGTAGAACTTTTGTAGTGTCCTTGTCCTAAGTGCTACTTGTGTATGGTGAGCCATAAAGTGGGGAGTGAACCTTATTACGGTCGCATTTTATGcattacacatttaaaatgcGCAACTCCTCCACTCTCAGATCCCTCATGTTGCTCCCTTCACCCTTTGTCCCGCGAGCAAACGAAGGCAGTGAACGACTCAATTTAAATTTCAATGTTTTAAAGATATCTGGCTCTAATATCGGACGCTTCAGAGAACCATCCAGCTTGAGTTCTTCTGTGTGACACTTCCTCTCCCGTCGCTGCCTGAGATGCAGATGAGCTCCCCGGTGCAGCCGTGCATGTAATTCAAGTGAACCCTTCTGTGTTTTCGCCGGCCTCCTTTCCCTGTTCgttcaggaggagctgcgtcaCTTTGAGACCAAGGTGGAGAAACACAGCCATTACCAGGAGCAACTAGAGCTGTCGCACCAGAAGCTGCGACACGTGGAGGCTCTGGGAGACAAGGAACACATCAAGAGGAACCAGGACAAGTACAACACGCTGGCTGAAAAGACCAGGGACATGGGCTACAAGGTGAGCAGGGGGAAATGCTGCTGTGATGGCTTCCAGTCCACGCTGCAgcatcagacacacactgatgagAACACTTGACAGTAGAAGACGAGAACAGAATAAAACACGCTGTTGTGGGACGTAACTACATTACAACTCTGTAGCCAAGTGCGGTACAAGTATTTCTGTTTTCTGCTACTTCGTCCCCTAACTTTGATATATGTTAGCGGGTCAACAAGTTAACAGCGCCTCATCGTACCTCGGTGCTAATGGAACAGTCGTCAGACTCGCAGCTGTTCCCACTTAGTGTGTCTAATTAAAGCTTCACTCGTTCCTTGTGTGCAAACAAAACGCTTTGTGGAACAAATTAGCATTAAAAGCATGTTTAACTATTCAGCCACAGCCACAACATGAAGTGAGCTAGGTTTTCGTATGCAAATGCACCAcgtttgtgtctttatttctaAAATGACAATGGAAAGTGATGTTAACCCGACGTGTCATTTGTCTTGATTTCAGATGAAAAAACATTTGCAGGAC encodes the following:
- the lrpap1 gene encoding alpha-2-macroglobulin receptor-associated protein isoform X1, whose product is MKLQCLIALTLCVGVMAGKYSRELNEASPQDSDGEKVEFRISKLNQVWEKAKRMQMPPVRLAELHSDLKIQEKDEMQWKKMKVEGLDENGEKEAQLRRNFNVILAKYGMDGKRDTRPLETNSLKDHDTKETDMFDDPRLDKLWNKASSSGKFSDEELLSLKREFQHHKEKIHEYNILMDTITRTEEIHKNVISPLEGDTKEHALHQKHTDLKEKMRDLNQGFERLRKLSHEGFTEDSEFREPRVIELWEAAKRANLSKDELDSLKEELRHFETKVEKHSHYQEQLELSHQKLRHVEALGDKEHIKRNQDKYNTLAEKTRDMGYKMKKHLQDLSNKISRQGLQHNEL